From a region of the Triticum aestivum cultivar Chinese Spring chromosome 7D, IWGSC CS RefSeq v2.1, whole genome shotgun sequence genome:
- the LOC123168143 gene encoding cysteine-rich receptor-like protein kinase 7 isoform X2 — protein MDHEVLERILDGREKPTNLSLALLKDITENFSDDREIGHGGFATVYKGVVRNGNVAVKRIRNSHSINETLFYREVDSLLNIKHKNVVRFLGFCASTDQIAIQIAGSKRHIYAEVRERLLCFEYISNGSLQKYVTDELRGLEWNTRYGIIRGICEGLHHLHTEKHIYHMDLKPGNILLDNDMVPKITDFGLSRLDEKSKTMSEDRLGSLGYCAPEYISEGKMSFKSDMYSLGKIIIELVTGGKEILNNSNTVLRRWRHRWKKSGKETPLVYQQVAKCIEIGLLCQEREPSKRPFIWDIINDISHMEVLNEEINNANEYTSGKISSCLEEDDMLGIEPLKLHFPFALNKQMSCEIQLTNETDSYIAFNVQNMSPKSYNTQPQKDIMPPRSKCNIEITLQAQGNVPIDMQRANEFVVWSTKVNDGIAFEDITKSMFIKETVNVVDEVNLDVVFDVSGPQEASDKISETMPPLIQIIDDTAGKIYCIDAHQKEPFIIVGTSLGNVKTWNYDTQASYCIALVVTI, from the exons ATGGATCATGAGGTCCTGGAGCGTATACTTGATGGAAGAGAGAAGCCGACAAATCTATCACTTGCACTTTTGAAGGATATCACAGAAAATTTCTCAGATGATCGAGAAATCGGTCACGGTGGATTTGCAACTGTTTATAAG GGAGTGGTTCGTAATGGGAACGTTGCTGTTAAAAGGATAAGGAACAGTCATTCAATCAATGAGACTTTATTTTATCGAGAAGTCGACAGCCTGTTGAACATTAAACATAAAAATGTCGTACgctttcttggcttctgtgctagCACAGATCAGATAGCCATACAAATTGCAGGATCAAAACGACATATTTATGCTGAGGTAAGAGAAAGACTACTCTGTTTTGAGTATATCAGCAATGGAAGTCTACAAAAGTATGTTACTG ATGAATTAAGAGGACTGGAATGGAATACACGCTATGGAATAATTAGAGGAATCTGTGAAGGTTTGCATCATCTGCACACGGAGAAGCACATATATCATATGGATTTGAAACCTGGCAATATACTACTAGATAATGATATGGTGCCGAAAATCACAGATTTCGGTTTATCAAGACTTGATGAAAAGTCAAAAACCATGAGTGAAGACCGTCTCGGATCACT AGGATATTGTGCTCCAGAGTACATATCTGAAGGGAAAATGTCATTCAAATCAGACATGTACAGTTTGGGCAAAATAATCATTGAGCTAGTGACGGGAGGAAAGGAGATCCTCAATAATAGCAACACT GTACTTAGGAGATGGAGACACAGATGGAAAAAATCAGGAAAGGAAACACCATTGGTCTACCAACAAGTAGCAAAATGCATCGAAATTGGGTTACTCTGCCAAGAACGTGAACCATCCAAGCGGCCCTTTATATGGGATATAATAAATGATATCAGCCACATGGAAGTTTTAAACGAGGAAATCAACAATGCCAACGAATATACATCTGGGAAG ATAAGCTCTTGCCTAGAGGAGGATGATATGCTTGGAATTGAGCCACTCAAACTACATTTCCCTTTTGCCCTTAACAAACAGATGTCATGCGAGATTCAGCTAACCAATGAGACAGACTCTTACATTGCCTTCAATGTCCAAAATATGAGCCCCAAGTCATACAACACACAACCACAGAAAGACATTATGCCACCACGGTCCAAGTGTAACATTGAAATAACACTGCAGGCACAAGGCAATGTGCCAATAGATATGCAGCGTGCCAATGAGTTTGTTGTGTGGAGCACCAAAGTGAATGATGGTATTGCATTTGAGGATATTACTAAAAGCATGTTCATCAAAGAGACAGTCAATGTGGTTGATGAGGTGAATTTAGATGTGGTTTTTGATGTAAGTGGGCCACAAGAAGCAAGTGACAAAATTAGTGAG acaATGCCACCTTTAATACAG ATCATAGATGATACAGCTGGGAAAATCTATTGCATAGATGCACATCAGAAAGAGCCGTT CATTATAGTGGGTACCTCACTTGGGAATGTTAAGACATGGAACTATGACACACAGGCAAGTTACTGTATTGCTTTGGTAGTTACTATTTAA
- the LOC123168143 gene encoding cysteine-rich receptor-like protein kinase 7 isoform X1 codes for MDHEVLERILDGREKPTNLSLALLKDITENFSDDREIGHGGFATVYKGVVRNGNVAVKRIRNSHSINETLFYREVDSLLNIKHKNVVRFLGFCASTDQIAIQIAGSKRHIYAEVRERLLCFEYISNGSLQKYVTDELRGLEWNTRYGIIRGICEGLHHLHTEKHIYHMDLKPGNILLDNDMVPKITDFGLSRLDEKSKTMSEDRLGSLGYCAPEYISEGKMSFKSDMYSLGKIIIELVTGGKEILNNSNTVLRRWRHRWKKSGKETPLVYQQVAKCIEIGLLCQEREPSKRPFIWDIINDISHMEVLNEEINNANEYTSGKISSCLEEDDMLGIEPLKLHFPFALNKQMSCEIQLTNETDSYIAFNVQNMSPKSYNTQPQKDIMPPRSKCNIEITLQAQGNVPIDMQRANEFVVWSTKVNDGIAFEDITKSMFIKETVNVVDEVNLDVVFDVSGPQEASDKISEQTMPPLIQIIDDTAGKIYCIDAHQKEPFIIVGTSLGNVKTWNYDTQASYCIALVVTI; via the exons ATGGATCATGAGGTCCTGGAGCGTATACTTGATGGAAGAGAGAAGCCGACAAATCTATCACTTGCACTTTTGAAGGATATCACAGAAAATTTCTCAGATGATCGAGAAATCGGTCACGGTGGATTTGCAACTGTTTATAAG GGAGTGGTTCGTAATGGGAACGTTGCTGTTAAAAGGATAAGGAACAGTCATTCAATCAATGAGACTTTATTTTATCGAGAAGTCGACAGCCTGTTGAACATTAAACATAAAAATGTCGTACgctttcttggcttctgtgctagCACAGATCAGATAGCCATACAAATTGCAGGATCAAAACGACATATTTATGCTGAGGTAAGAGAAAGACTACTCTGTTTTGAGTATATCAGCAATGGAAGTCTACAAAAGTATGTTACTG ATGAATTAAGAGGACTGGAATGGAATACACGCTATGGAATAATTAGAGGAATCTGTGAAGGTTTGCATCATCTGCACACGGAGAAGCACATATATCATATGGATTTGAAACCTGGCAATATACTACTAGATAATGATATGGTGCCGAAAATCACAGATTTCGGTTTATCAAGACTTGATGAAAAGTCAAAAACCATGAGTGAAGACCGTCTCGGATCACT AGGATATTGTGCTCCAGAGTACATATCTGAAGGGAAAATGTCATTCAAATCAGACATGTACAGTTTGGGCAAAATAATCATTGAGCTAGTGACGGGAGGAAAGGAGATCCTCAATAATAGCAACACT GTACTTAGGAGATGGAGACACAGATGGAAAAAATCAGGAAAGGAAACACCATTGGTCTACCAACAAGTAGCAAAATGCATCGAAATTGGGTTACTCTGCCAAGAACGTGAACCATCCAAGCGGCCCTTTATATGGGATATAATAAATGATATCAGCCACATGGAAGTTTTAAACGAGGAAATCAACAATGCCAACGAATATACATCTGGGAAG ATAAGCTCTTGCCTAGAGGAGGATGATATGCTTGGAATTGAGCCACTCAAACTACATTTCCCTTTTGCCCTTAACAAACAGATGTCATGCGAGATTCAGCTAACCAATGAGACAGACTCTTACATTGCCTTCAATGTCCAAAATATGAGCCCCAAGTCATACAACACACAACCACAGAAAGACATTATGCCACCACGGTCCAAGTGTAACATTGAAATAACACTGCAGGCACAAGGCAATGTGCCAATAGATATGCAGCGTGCCAATGAGTTTGTTGTGTGGAGCACCAAAGTGAATGATGGTATTGCATTTGAGGATATTACTAAAAGCATGTTCATCAAAGAGACAGTCAATGTGGTTGATGAGGTGAATTTAGATGTGGTTTTTGATGTAAGTGGGCCACAAGAAGCAAGTGACAAAATTAGTGAG cagacaATGCCACCTTTAATACAG ATCATAGATGATACAGCTGGGAAAATCTATTGCATAGATGCACATCAGAAAGAGCCGTT CATTATAGTGGGTACCTCACTTGGGAATGTTAAGACATGGAACTATGACACACAGGCAAGTTACTGTATTGCTTTGGTAGTTACTATTTAA